A window of Bacteroidota bacterium contains these coding sequences:
- a CDS encoding TonB-dependent receptor, whose product MGNIKLQINTKLLKEVTIEAEKSMYEMRVDRKVFNVDKNIVSTGGSAQDVMKSIPAVQIDVDGNVTMRNATPQIFVDGKPTTLTLEQIPADAIQSVEIITNASAKFDAGDSNSGILNIVLKKNRKPGYNGSVRAGIGTRLKYVFGGDINVKEGKINVFASGNFVKRLTNPRTITLRNSKSGGTAINQYGKTLQENQFNHGRFGIDYFINNRNTISISETIVDGKMSVEDKTTNDSLLLGTLYSQYERNSTSQNKFTNYGTQLSYKHLFPKSGEELTADLNYNAPRNSNTASYQTQNYFSDYTPKGLKTEQKTEGGGYNKLIVGQVDFVNPLNEKSKIEAGVRASVRNFKNETNNYFLVDSLNDFVFFPIVSSKYKFTDNIYAAYGTYANSIKKLLYQVGLRVESSDYTGTLLDRNTSFRIQYPLSLFPSAYLTYKLPKNQDMQLNYSRKINRPNFFQLMPFADFSDPQNISIGNAALNPEFTTAVDLDYQKITEKGFSFLASVYYKYTNNLITRFQYRDVGANGIDSAIYNTYKNANSSESYGLELTAKTPIAKWWEIITNLNFYNSSINGGNIGNNLSTERFSAFGKMNWNFILPKNITLQLSGDYQSKTVLPAGGSSAGNTLGGGGRGMGGGGFGGGMRDQQLSSSQGYINPNYSMDAAVKWDFIKNVASLSISISDIFKTKRYSSYSETPYFTQDYTRTRDQQVIRVNLSYRFGKMDASLFKRKNNRVESEGMQGM is encoded by the coding sequence TTGGGCAACATTAAGCTTCAAATAAATACCAAATTATTAAAGGAAGTAACCATAGAAGCCGAAAAATCGATGTATGAAATGCGTGTGGATCGAAAGGTTTTTAATGTGGATAAAAATATTGTGAGCACCGGTGGTTCAGCACAGGATGTGATGAAAAGTATTCCGGCAGTGCAGATAGATGTGGATGGGAATGTAACGATGCGCAATGCTACTCCACAAATATTTGTGGATGGAAAACCTACAACCTTAACACTTGAACAAATTCCGGCAGATGCTATTCAGAGTGTTGAAATTATTACAAACGCTTCGGCAAAATTTGATGCGGGGGATAGTAATTCGGGCATCTTAAACATTGTACTTAAAAAGAATCGCAAGCCCGGTTATAACGGGAGTGTGCGTGCCGGAATCGGAACACGTTTGAAATATGTTTTTGGTGGAGATATTAACGTGAAAGAAGGGAAAATAAATGTGTTTGCCAGTGGCAATTTTGTGAAACGGCTTACTAACCCGCGAACCATTACTTTGCGTAACTCAAAAAGTGGAGGTACTGCTATAAATCAATATGGCAAAACCTTGCAAGAGAATCAATTTAACCACGGTCGTTTTGGAATAGATTATTTTATTAATAATCGAAACACCATTTCCATATCCGAAACAATTGTGGATGGTAAGATGAGTGTGGAGGATAAGACCACTAACGACAGTTTATTGTTGGGAACTTTGTACTCGCAGTATGAACGCAACAGCACTTCGCAAAACAAGTTTACCAATTACGGCACGCAATTAAGTTACAAGCATTTATTTCCCAAAAGCGGCGAAGAGCTTACAGCCGATTTAAATTACAATGCACCGCGAAATAGCAATACTGCTTCGTATCAAACTCAAAATTATTTTTCGGATTATACACCGAAAGGCTTAAAAACAGAGCAAAAAACAGAAGGTGGCGGCTATAATAAATTAATTGTGGGTCAAGTTGATTTTGTAAATCCCTTGAATGAAAAATCAAAAATAGAAGCAGGGGTAAGAGCTTCGGTGCGTAATTTTAAAAATGAAACCAATAATTATTTTTTGGTGGATTCGCTTAACGACTTTGTTTTCTTTCCAATAGTAAGTAGCAAATACAAGTTTACTGATAATATTTATGCGGCTTATGGAACCTATGCGAATTCAATTAAAAAACTTCTTTATCAAGTAGGATTGCGGGTAGAGAGCTCAGATTACACTGGGACCTTACTCGACAGGAATACTTCGTTTCGTATACAGTATCCATTAAGTTTATTTCCGAGTGCCTACCTCACATATAAGTTGCCCAAAAATCAGGACATGCAGCTGAATTATTCTCGTAAAATTAATCGCCCCAATTTTTTTCAATTGATGCCTTTTGCCGATTTTAGTGATCCTCAGAATATCAGTATTGGTAATGCAGCACTAAATCCTGAGTTTACGACAGCCGTTGATTTGGATTATCAAAAAATAACAGAGAAAGGGTTTAGCTTTTTAGCATCGGTTTATTACAAGTACACCAATAATTTAATTACTCGTTTTCAGTACCGCGATGTGGGGGCAAATGGAATTGACAGTGCCATTTACAATACATATAAAAACGCTAATTCCAGTGAGAGTTACGGATTGGAACTCACAGCAAAAACACCTATCGCAAAATGGTGGGAAATAATAACGAACCTGAATTTTTACAATTCTTCCATAAATGGAGGAAATATTGGCAATAACTTGTCAACCGAGCGTTTTAGCGCTTTTGGAAAAATGAATTGGAATTTTATTTTGCCTAAAAATATTACGCTTCAGTTATCAGGAGACTATCAAAGTAAAACCGTTTTACCGGCTGGAGGTTCAAGTGCAGGAAATACATTGGGGGGTGGGGGTAGAGGCATGGGTGGTGGAGGATTTGGAGGAGGAATGCGCGATCAACAATTGAGTTCATCACAGGGTTATATAAACCCCAACTATTCGATGGATGCGGCAGTAAAATGGGATTTTATAAAGAATGTTGCTAGTTTAAGTATTAGTATTAGCGATATTTTTAAAACAAAAAGATACAGTAGTTATTCTGAAACACCTTATTTTACACAGGATTATACGCGTACGCGCGATCAACAAGTAATTCGTGTAAACTTGAGTTACCGATTTGGAAAAATGGATGCCTCGCTCTTCAAACGAAAAAATAATAGAGTTGAAAGTGAAGGTATGCAAGGCATGTAG
- a CDS encoding carboxypeptidase regulatory-like domain-containing protein, translating to MQFRKIPFYIAFFVFIHSGFTQNTNDSKAPQGRGGMMKAMSIGRFSGKVKDAASNDAMEYASVQLWQTKMDTSTHQPKEVLVGGMLTDNQGEFSLENLPLMGNFTIKISALGYTPYEQKVKFDIDFKAMQNGETEAKLLKRRIKIWATLSFK from the coding sequence ATGCAGTTCAGAAAAATTCCATTTTATATAGCATTTTTTGTTTTTATCCATTCCGGATTTACCCAAAACACAAACGATTCAAAAGCTCCACAGGGGCGAGGTGGCATGATGAAAGCCATGTCGATTGGGCGGTTTTCGGGTAAAGTAAAAGATGCAGCTTCAAACGATGCAATGGAATATGCATCCGTACAATTGTGGCAAACTAAGATGGATACTAGCACCCATCAACCTAAGGAAGTGCTGGTAGGAGGAATGCTAACCGACAATCAAGGTGAATTTAGTTTGGAAAACCTGCCTTTGATGGGAAATTTTACGATTAAAATTTCAGCACTCGGCTATACACCTTACGAACAAAAAGTAAAATTTGATATCGACTTTAAAGCCATGCAAAATGGGGAGACAGAAGCCAAATTGCTGAAAAGGCGGATAAAGATTTGGGCAACATTAAGCTTCAAATAA
- the rpsA gene encoding 30S ribosomal protein S1, protein MDRYKKKSNMSENEVVSNDAPVAEYVKPNPLENFDWNAIGKKQEMYTEAERSKMEDAYNNTLKSVSAHEVLDGTVVAKTSKDVVVNIGYKSDGIVPLSELRYNPDIAIGDTIEVYIESQEDKGGQLLLSHKKARALRSWDRVNSALENQEIIKGYVKCRTKGGLIADVFGIEAFLPGSQIDVKPIRDYDVYVGKTMEFKVVKINKEFKNVVVSHKALIEAELEQQKIEIISKLEKGQILEGIVKNITTYGVFIDLGGVDGLIHITDLSWGRINHPEEIVKLDEKINVVILDFDDNKKRIALGLKQLTPHPWDNLSADLKVGDKINGKVVVIADYGAFVEIAQGVEGLIHVSEMSWSQHLRTAQDFLKVGETVEAVILTLDREERKMSLGIKQLKPDPWSEVVTKYPTGSQHTATVRNFTNFGIFVELEEGVDGLVHISDLSWSKKIKHPSEFCKIGDKLEVKVLEMDGENRRLSLGHKQLEENPWEVFETVFTLDSIHQGTVLSIMEKGALIALPYGVEGFAPTRHMVKPDGGSLKVDETADFKVLEFSKDNKKIILSHSKVNEEVAAHERATEEDAKKSAAKAEKASVKKIKDSIEKSTLGDISALSDLKDQMDSAAAKKAEDKE, encoded by the coding sequence ATGGATAGATACAAAAAAAAGAGTAACATGTCAGAAAATGAAGTAGTTTCTAATGATGCGCCAGTAGCGGAATACGTGAAGCCAAACCCATTAGAAAATTTCGATTGGAATGCCATCGGAAAAAAACAAGAAATGTATACGGAAGCAGAACGTTCCAAAATGGAAGATGCTTACAACAATACATTAAAATCAGTATCAGCACACGAAGTATTGGATGGAACAGTGGTTGCAAAAACATCAAAAGATGTAGTTGTTAACATTGGTTACAAATCAGATGGAATTGTGCCTTTGAGTGAATTGCGCTACAATCCGGATATTGCCATTGGTGATACGATTGAAGTTTATATCGAAAGTCAGGAAGATAAAGGCGGTCAGCTTTTATTATCACACAAAAAAGCACGCGCCCTACGTTCTTGGGATCGTGTGAATTCTGCACTCGAAAATCAGGAAATTATTAAAGGTTACGTGAAATGCCGCACAAAAGGTGGTTTGATTGCCGATGTGTTTGGTATCGAAGCCTTCTTACCGGGATCTCAAATTGACGTGAAACCAATTCGCGATTACGATGTGTATGTTGGAAAAACAATGGAGTTCAAGGTGGTGAAAATCAACAAAGAATTCAAAAACGTTGTAGTTTCTCACAAAGCGCTTATCGAAGCTGAATTAGAGCAACAAAAAATTGAAATTATCTCTAAATTAGAGAAAGGTCAAATCTTGGAAGGTATTGTTAAGAACATTACTACTTACGGGGTGTTTATTGACTTAGGCGGTGTGGATGGTTTAATTCACATTACCGATTTATCTTGGGGCCGTATTAATCATCCGGAAGAAATTGTGAAACTGGATGAGAAAATTAATGTGGTTATCCTTGATTTTGATGATAACAAAAAACGAATCGCGTTAGGTTTAAAACAATTAACTCCGCACCCTTGGGATAACTTGAGTGCTGATTTAAAAGTGGGTGATAAAATCAATGGTAAAGTAGTTGTAATCGCTGATTACGGTGCTTTTGTGGAGATTGCTCAAGGTGTTGAAGGCTTAATCCACGTAAGTGAAATGAGCTGGAGCCAACATTTGCGCACTGCTCAAGATTTCTTGAAAGTGGGCGAAACTGTTGAAGCTGTTATCTTGACATTGGATCGTGAAGAACGCAAAATGTCTTTAGGTATTAAGCAATTGAAACCGGATCCATGGAGTGAAGTAGTTACAAAATACCCTACAGGATCACAACACACTGCAACGGTGCGTAACTTCACTAACTTCGGAATCTTTGTTGAATTAGAAGAAGGTGTAGATGGTTTAGTTCACATCAGTGATTTAAGCTGGTCTAAAAAAATCAAGCATCCATCTGAATTCTGCAAAATTGGAGATAAGCTGGAAGTAAAAGTGCTTGAAATGGATGGTGAAAACCGCAGATTGAGCTTAGGACACAAACAATTGGAAGAGAATCCTTGGGAAGTGTTCGAAACTGTATTTACGCTTGATAGCATTCACCAAGGAACTGTGTTAAGCATCATGGAAAAAGGAGCTTTAATTGCGCTTCCTTATGGTGTGGAAGGATTTGCTCCAACCCGTCACATGGTGAAACCGGATGGCGGATCTTTAAAAGTAGATGAAACAGCAGATTTTAAAGTACTTGAGTTCTCTAAAGACAACAAGAAAATTATCTTGTCGCACTCTAAAGTGAACGAAGAAGTAGCTGCACACGAACGTGCAACTGAAGAAGATGCTAAGAAATCGGCTGCTAAAGCAGAAAAAGCAAGCGTTAAAAAAATCAAGGATAGCATCGAAAAATCTACTCTTGGCGACATTAGCGCTCTATCTGATTTGAAAGATCAAATGGATAGCGCAGCTGCAAAGAAAGCTGAGGATAAAGAGTAA